One region of Bacillus zhangzhouensis genomic DNA includes:
- a CDS encoding DUF948 domain-containing protein has translation MIIILYLSVALIAIAFLILVIYLSKTLKSLQLTLKNVASTLEGLEGQMQGITTETAQLLHKTNQLAEDIQDKSAKLGTVVDAVQGIGGSINQFNTSIKQAAGAVSSSVERNQEKVTDVVSWSNAALEIYKKWKQRKHQK, from the coding sequence ATGATTATTATTCTATATCTAAGCGTTGCACTGATCGCAATTGCTTTTCTCATTCTTGTTATCTATTTGTCCAAAACATTAAAATCCTTACAGCTGACATTAAAGAATGTTGCATCAACTTTAGAAGGTCTTGAAGGTCAGATGCAAGGCATCACCACAGAGACAGCACAGTTGCTACATAAGACGAATCAGCTTGCTGAAGATATTCAAGACAAATCAGCAAAACTAGGCACAGTTGTGGATGCGGTGCAAGGAATTGGCGGCTCAATCAACCAATTTAATACAAGCATAAAGCAGGCAGCTGGTGCGGTTTCTTCATCCGTTGAAAGAAATCAAGAAAAAGTGACGGATGTGGTAAGCTGGAGTAACGCAGCACTTGAAATTTATAAAAAATGGAAACAGCGTAAGCACCAAAAATAA
- the murC gene encoding UDP-N-acetylmuramate--L-alanine ligase, which yields MTVYHFVGIKGTGMSPLAQILHDTGYTVQGSDIEKHIFTQKALEERNIKILPFDPDNIQPGMTVIAGNAFPDTHPEIERALSEGIPVIRYHKFLGEYMNSFTNVAITGAHGKTSTTGLLAHVMQAAKPTSYLIGDGSGMGKENSEYFVFEACEYRRHFLSYHPDYAIMTNIDFDHPDYFSDIDDVFDAFQNMALQVKKAIIACGDDEHLPKIQAKVPVVYYGFNEENDFQARNVVKNTEGTTFDVFVRNTFYDTFYIPAYGNHNVLNSLAVIALCHYESIDVELIKGALRTFGGVKRRFNEKVVGEQVLIDDYAHHPTEIEVTIEAARQKYPDRDIVAVFQPHTFTRTQQFLSEFADSLKKADYIYLCDIFGSARENIGKLSIEDLQEKIPQAQLIEEEDTSVLKAHEDAILIFMGAGDIQKYLRAYEKVAV from the coding sequence ATGACTGTTTATCATTTTGTTGGAATAAAAGGGACAGGTATGAGTCCACTGGCCCAAATTCTTCATGATACTGGGTATACTGTCCAAGGATCGGATATCGAAAAACATATCTTTACACAAAAAGCATTAGAAGAACGAAATATTAAAATCCTTCCATTTGACCCAGATAATATTCAGCCAGGGATGACGGTCATTGCAGGAAATGCATTTCCTGATACACACCCTGAGATTGAACGTGCCCTTTCTGAAGGAATTCCTGTCATTCGCTACCATAAATTCCTTGGGGAATACATGAATTCATTCACAAACGTTGCGATTACTGGTGCTCATGGCAAAACATCGACAACAGGACTGCTTGCTCACGTCATGCAGGCAGCAAAACCCACTTCGTACTTAATCGGTGATGGATCTGGAATGGGGAAAGAAAACAGCGAGTATTTTGTGTTTGAGGCATGCGAATACCGAAGACACTTCCTCAGCTACCACCCAGATTATGCGATCATGACCAATATTGATTTTGATCACCCGGATTATTTCTCGGATATTGATGACGTGTTTGATGCGTTTCAAAACATGGCGCTTCAAGTGAAAAAAGCGATTATTGCTTGTGGTGATGATGAGCATCTGCCAAAGATTCAAGCGAAGGTACCTGTTGTGTACTACGGTTTCAACGAAGAAAATGATTTCCAAGCTCGCAATGTTGTGAAAAATACGGAAGGCACTACATTTGATGTATTTGTACGCAATACGTTTTATGATACATTCTACATTCCTGCCTACGGAAATCATAATGTCCTCAACTCGTTAGCTGTCATTGCATTATGTCACTATGAGTCCATTGATGTAGAGCTTATCAAAGGGGCATTAAGGACATTTGGCGGTGTGAAACGACGCTTTAATGAAAAAGTGGTCGGTGAGCAGGTCTTAATTGACGATTATGCACATCACCCAACTGAAATTGAAGTCACGATTGAAGCAGCTCGCCAAAAATATCCGGACCGTGATATTGTGGCTGTCTTCCAGCCGCATACGTTTACACGTACACAGCAATTCTTAAGTGAATTTGCTGACAGTCTAAAGAAAGCCGATTATATCTATCTTTGTGATATTTTCGGTTCAGCCCGTGAAAACATTGGGAAGCTGAGCATTGAAGATTTACAAGAAAAAATCCCACAGGCCCAATTGATTGAGGAAGAAGATACATCTGTGCTGAAAGCGCACGAAGATGCGATTCTGATCTTTATGGGAGCAGGAGACATTCAAAAATATTTGCGTGCTTATGAAAAAGTCGCTGTATAA
- a CDS encoding N-acetyltransferase, protein MEHPKTYYSKTIEREAGSILIEGPVPASALANYTFHEGLTAFRTPEEQKQALVEIANLPEGRIIIARVNELVIGYVTYLYPDPLERWSEGKMDNLIELGAIEVTPPFRGCSLGEHLLDVSMMDEQMEHYIIITTEYYWHWDLKGTKKNVWEYRKMMEKMMNAGGLVWFATDEPEISSHPANCLMARIGKHVSPDSIERFDRLRFHQRFMY, encoded by the coding sequence GTGGAGCATCCTAAAACTTATTATTCAAAAACCATTGAGCGAGAGGCAGGTTCCATCCTGATTGAAGGACCGGTACCTGCATCAGCGCTTGCGAACTATACATTTCATGAAGGACTAACAGCATTTCGCACGCCTGAGGAACAGAAACAAGCACTTGTTGAAATAGCAAATCTTCCAGAAGGACGTATTATCATTGCAAGAGTGAATGAGCTTGTCATAGGCTATGTCACGTATTTGTATCCTGATCCACTTGAGCGCTGGTCAGAGGGCAAAATGGACAATTTAATTGAGCTTGGCGCAATTGAGGTCACTCCTCCATTTAGAGGGTGCTCACTTGGTGAGCATTTACTTGATGTGAGCATGATGGATGAGCAAATGGAGCATTACATCATCATTACAACTGAATATTACTGGCATTGGGATTTAAAGGGGACAAAGAAAAACGTTTGGGAGTACCGCAAAATGATGGAGAAAATGATGAACGCAGGCGGGCTTGTCTGGTTTGCAACAGACGAGCCAGAGATCAGCTCACATCCAGCCAATTGTTTAATGGCCAGAATTGGGAAACATGTGAGTCCTGATTCGATCGAACGTTTCGATCGTCTTCGCTTCCATCAGCGCTTTATGTATTAA
- a CDS encoding DUF4479 domain-containing protein — MNVFYNAEGVGDTLLISLKDVPREEVGHETFGDVVRIFNQETKETTGFNIFNASTYMKIEENGSVPLSETLVQDINEILNRNGVNETLTADLSPKFVVGYVKEKEKHPNADKLNICQVDVGDETLQIVCGAPNVEQGQYVVVAKVGAVMPNGMVIKDAELRGVPSSGMICSAKELNLPDAPAEKGILVLDGSRQAGEPFKA, encoded by the coding sequence ATGAACGTTTTTTATAATGCAGAAGGTGTAGGCGACACACTCCTTATTTCATTGAAAGATGTACCGAGAGAAGAAGTAGGTCATGAGACGTTTGGAGATGTCGTAAGAATCTTCAATCAAGAAACAAAAGAAACAACAGGGTTTAATATCTTCAACGCATCCACCTACATGAAAATCGAAGAAAACGGGTCTGTACCGCTTTCTGAAACACTTGTTCAAGATATCAATGAAATATTAAACCGCAATGGTGTCAATGAAACCTTGACTGCGGATTTATCACCAAAATTTGTTGTCGGTTATGTAAAGGAAAAAGAAAAGCATCCGAATGCAGATAAATTAAATATTTGCCAAGTAGATGTTGGCGATGAAACATTACAAATCGTGTGCGGTGCACCAAACGTTGAGCAAGGCCAATATGTCGTGGTGGCGAAGGTCGGTGCAGTGATGCCAAACGGTATGGTCATCAAAGATGCTGAACTAAGAGGTGTTCCATCAAGCGGAATGATTTGTTCAGCAAAAGAGTTAAATCTTCCAGACGCACCTGCTGAAAAAGGGATTCTTGTCTTAGATGGAAGCCGTCAAGCTGGTGAACCCTTTAAGGCTTAA
- a CDS encoding CBS and ACT domain-containing protein — protein MMIEQIMERDVITLRKTDTIEEAIQKMSAHHIRHIPIVSEQGSVIGMVTDRDIKNASPSIFETEKRKLFIQRPVEEIMVLETITAHPLDFVEEISSVFFEHEIGCLPVVRRGKLVGIITKTDLLRTFVRLTGADQPGSHLEVEVEQMTEGLADIMAILKEQHIQLLSVLVYPHANETSKVLVFRLQTIHANHVAKLIRAKGYKVLWPMEQTIK, from the coding sequence ATGATGATTGAACAAATTATGGAGCGTGATGTGATCACGCTGCGAAAAACCGATACGATTGAAGAAGCCATTCAAAAAATGAGTGCACACCACATCCGGCATATTCCGATCGTATCTGAACAAGGATCTGTTATTGGGATGGTGACAGATCGGGATATTAAAAATGCCAGTCCAAGTATTTTTGAAACAGAGAAAAGAAAGCTCTTTATTCAGCGGCCAGTAGAAGAGATCATGGTATTAGAGACGATCACTGCTCACCCGCTTGATTTCGTTGAGGAGATTTCTAGTGTCTTTTTTGAACACGAAATTGGTTGTCTTCCAGTGGTAAGACGCGGCAAGCTTGTAGGCATTATCACAAAAACAGATCTGCTTCGTACGTTTGTAAGACTGACAGGTGCAGATCAGCCTGGATCGCACTTAGAGGTTGAAGTGGAGCAGATGACGGAAGGTCTCGCAGACATTATGGCCATTTTAAAGGAGCAGCATATTCAATTGCTGAGTGTGCTTGTGTACCCGCATGCCAATGAGACGTCTAAAGTGCTCGTATTCCGACTTCAAACCATTCATGCAAATCATGTGGCGAAGCTGATCCGCGCAAAAGGCTATAAGGTACTCTGGCCTATGGAGCAGACGATCAAATGA
- a CDS encoding YtxH domain-containing protein: MSKDGINSKDFLIGTLIGGIVGATTALFLAPKSGKELRDDLNTQANALKEKTDRFTTDAKERGTEYVTIAKDKTSELSQLVAEQSNQILDKVKDIKERAGGKATKVKSEAEDAAADLASEASDVADEAKVRAQEAKSEIEDGIKDVTEKVKQSTKS; encoded by the coding sequence ATGAGCAAAGACGGAATCAATAGCAAAGACTTTTTGATCGGAACACTTATTGGTGGAATTGTTGGTGCAACAACAGCATTATTTTTAGCACCGAAGTCAGGGAAAGAGCTTCGCGATGATTTGAACACCCAAGCGAATGCGTTAAAAGAAAAAACAGATCGGTTCACAACAGATGCAAAAGAAAGAGGCACTGAATATGTGACGATTGCGAAAGATAAAACGTCTGAATTGTCTCAGCTTGTAGCAGAGCAGTCAAACCAGATTTTAGACAAAGTGAAAGACATAAAAGAGCGTGCGGGTGGAAAAGCTACTAAAGTGAAAAGTGAAGCAGAAGATGCGGCAGCAGATTTGGCTAGCGAAGCATCAGATGTAGCAGACGAAGCAAAAGTACGAGCACAAGAAGCGAAATCAGAAATTGAAGACGGCATCAAAGATGTCACAGAAAAAGTAAAACAATCGACTAAAAGCTAA
- a CDS encoding bifunctional 3-deoxy-7-phosphoheptulonate synthase/chorismate mutase, with protein MSNNELEKLRQQADELNLQILKLINERGNIVKEIGKAKEAQGVNRYDPVRERTMLNQILEENDGPFENSTIQHIFKEIFKAGLELQEDDHSKALLVSRKKKPENTIVNINGEAIGDGKQRFIVGPCAVESYEQVAEVAAAAKQQGLKLLRGGAFKPRTSPYDFQGLGVDGLKILKRVADEYGLAVISEIVNPAHIEEAIEHIDVIQIGARNMQNFELLKEAGSVKKPVLLKRGLAATISEFINAAEYIIAQGNDQIILCERGIRTYETATRNTLDISAVPILKQETHLPVFVDVTHSTGRRDLLLPTAKAALAIGADGVMAEVHPDPSVALSDSAQQMDIPQFEKWLDALRPLVNIHA; from the coding sequence ATGAGCAACAATGAACTAGAAAAATTGAGGCAGCAAGCAGATGAACTAAATCTTCAAATCTTAAAACTGATCAATGAAAGAGGAAACATTGTAAAAGAAATTGGAAAAGCGAAAGAAGCGCAAGGTGTCAACCGTTATGATCCTGTCAGAGAGCGCACAATGCTGAACCAAATTCTTGAAGAAAATGATGGGCCATTTGAAAACTCAACGATTCAGCATATTTTCAAAGAGATTTTCAAAGCGGGTCTAGAGCTTCAAGAAGATGACCACAGCAAAGCACTTCTTGTTTCTCGTAAGAAAAAACCAGAAAACACAATCGTGAACATCAATGGGGAAGCGATCGGTGATGGGAAGCAGCGCTTCATCGTCGGACCATGTGCCGTTGAAAGCTACGAACAAGTCGCAGAAGTAGCGGCAGCAGCGAAACAGCAGGGTCTAAAACTACTTCGCGGCGGCGCATTTAAACCTCGCACAAGTCCATACGACTTTCAAGGACTTGGTGTAGACGGTCTAAAAATTCTAAAGCGTGTAGCGGATGAATACGGTCTTGCTGTCATTAGTGAAATTGTCAATCCTGCTCATATTGAAGAAGCGATTGAGCATATTGATGTCATCCAAATTGGTGCACGTAACATGCAAAACTTCGAGCTGTTAAAAGAAGCCGGTTCCGTGAAGAAACCAGTTCTTTTAAAACGCGGTCTTGCAGCGACCATTTCAGAATTCATCAATGCAGCTGAATACATCATCGCCCAAGGAAATGATCAAATCATCCTTTGCGAGCGCGGTATCCGCACATACGAAACAGCGACAAGAAATACACTGGATATCTCGGCAGTGCCAATCTTGAAACAAGAGACACATTTACCAGTCTTCGTTGATGTGACACATTCAACTGGACGTAGAGATCTTCTCCTTCCAACAGCAAAAGCAGCTCTTGCGATTGGAGCAGACGGTGTCATGGCAGAAGTACATCCAGATCCATCTGTTGCTCTGTCTGATTCAGCACAGCAAATGGACATTCCACAATTCGAAAAATGGTTAGATGCGTTAAGACCACTTGTCAACATTCACGCGTAA
- the ytxJ gene encoding bacillithiol system redox-active protein YtxJ, with amino-acid sequence MSKQLIETEEQFDQLTNQDGTFVFFKHSLTCPISQAAFQEFEAFASAHEDIPAYFLQIQNTRELSSYVTEKSGVKHESPQALIFSGGKVKWHASHSSITKEALEHNL; translated from the coding sequence ATGTCAAAACAACTCATTGAAACAGAAGAACAGTTTGATCAACTAACGAATCAAGATGGGACCTTTGTCTTTTTTAAGCACAGTTTGACATGTCCGATCAGCCAAGCGGCTTTTCAAGAGTTTGAAGCATTTGCGTCTGCACATGAAGACATACCTGCGTATTTCTTACAAATTCAAAACACGAGAGAGCTTTCATCCTATGTGACGGAAAAGTCTGGAGTAAAGCATGAAAGTCCGCAGGCACTTATCTTTAGTGGTGGAAAAGTAAAATGGCATGCATCTCACTCAAGCATTACAAAAGAAGCGCTTGAACATAATCTTTAA
- the ccpA gene encoding catabolite control protein A has protein sequence MNNVTIYDVAREANVSMATVSRVVNGNPNVKPTTRKKVLEAIARLGYRPNAVARGLASKKTTTVGVIIPDISSIFYSELARGIEDIATMYKYNIILSNSDQNTDKELHLLNTMLGKQVDGIVFMGGNITDVHVEEFKRSPVPIVLAASVEEQAQTPSVNINYEQAIYDSVQLFVEKGHKRIAFVSGPMSEPINSVRKLAGYKRALEEAGIVFDDALVAEGDYSYDSGIEALAHLLEQSDKPTAVIAATDEMALGVIHGAQDRGVSIPEDLEVIGFDNTRLSLMVRPQLTTVVQPTYDIGAVAMRLLTKLMNKEQVDDQIVELPHRIEERQSTK, from the coding sequence GTGAATAATGTTACAATATATGATGTAGCAAGAGAAGCAAATGTAAGTATGGCAACGGTATCACGCGTAGTAAATGGTAATCCAAACGTAAAACCTACAACAAGAAAAAAGGTGCTTGAAGCGATTGCCCGACTTGGCTATCGTCCGAATGCAGTGGCACGAGGCCTTGCAAGTAAAAAAACAACGACAGTCGGGGTTATCATCCCTGATATTTCTAGTATCTTCTATTCGGAATTAGCACGTGGTATTGAAGATATCGCTACGATGTATAAATACAACATCATTTTGAGCAACTCAGATCAAAATACAGATAAAGAGCTTCATTTGTTAAATACGATGCTCGGCAAACAAGTAGACGGAATTGTCTTTATGGGCGGAAACATCACAGATGTGCATGTGGAAGAATTTAAGCGCTCTCCTGTGCCGATTGTTCTTGCAGCATCTGTTGAAGAGCAGGCTCAAACACCATCTGTCAACATCAATTATGAGCAGGCCATTTATGATTCAGTTCAGCTGTTCGTTGAAAAAGGACATAAACGAATTGCGTTTGTTTCTGGTCCAATGTCAGAACCAATTAATTCCGTGAGAAAGCTTGCAGGTTATAAGCGTGCGCTTGAAGAAGCAGGGATTGTGTTTGACGATGCACTCGTCGCCGAAGGTGATTACTCTTATGATTCTGGAATTGAAGCGCTTGCTCATCTGCTTGAGCAGTCTGACAAGCCAACAGCTGTTATCGCAGCTACAGATGAAATGGCTCTAGGTGTTATTCATGGAGCACAAGACAGAGGGGTATCCATTCCTGAAGATTTAGAAGTGATTGGCTTTGATAACACAAGACTTTCTCTCATGGTGCGTCCTCAGCTGACAACAGTTGTTCAGCCGACATATGATATTGGTGCTGTTGCCATGAGACTGCTCACAAAGCTGATGAATAAAGAACAAGTGGACGATCAAATTGTTGAGCTTCCGCACAGAATTGAAGAAAGACAATCAACGAAATAA
- a CDS encoding FtsK/SpoIIIE domain-containing protein: MSWLDKFFSVFLGEEKKEEKAARPEEDLAAPKQPAFEQHKEYKKIEDTKVYYEYPKGNFRFPLVPDEPLRDGMKPERRRAKPSQSKTRQTTYQPKQTHQPDMNKKPFKPEQIPSPIYGYHQDMRPKKAEVKEKTASVQRKAAEETAQRVTLLSEEAERERNVRQQMNIPSIQKEKRIEEMVSASAEERADKESAVTPHALQDELTYQDHVQSTMERLTDEPFIQPAENEPEDHNEADLHKQQAEEYQEQPVESKPEQAVSSNDEEIKDEPVNPFENHTEEIDMLTFDTPEPSQPAIEMTEEAALTENIPAEPVEEVEAGPIEDKQEEPKQTSPQPQRASGQTATVPFNVMMLKSDQRVQAQKKAADRQGYVFPSLALLDVPPAQKEEDGTWVKERAELLNATLKNFNVRASVVHVTQGPSVTRFEVHPEPGVKVNKITNLSDDIKLSLSAKDIRIEAPIPGKNTIGIEVPNLHSKMVFLREMIRSSAFRDNPSPLTAALGLDISGHPVVVDLQKMPHGLIAGATGSGKSVCINTILVSLMFKASPDEVKMLLIDPKMVELAPYNHIPHLVSPVITDAKTATAALKWVVDEMERRYELFAHAGVREIKRFNELVKEKQMGEKLPYLVVVIDELADLMMVAPNEVEESICRIAQKARACGIHLLIATQRPSVDVITGLIKANIPTRIAFSVSSQVDSRTIIDMAGAEKLLGKGDMLFLENGSGKPTRLQGNFVSDREIDQVVAHVRKQRKPVFLFEQEELMLQGSAITDEDELFIDACRFAIEQNSASTSSLQRRFRIGYNRAARLIDMMEREGMISGAKGSKPREVLMTLSDLEQLI, encoded by the coding sequence ATGAGTTGGTTAGATAAATTCTTTAGTGTATTTTTAGGAGAAGAAAAGAAAGAAGAAAAGGCTGCGAGACCTGAAGAAGATCTAGCTGCACCAAAGCAGCCAGCTTTTGAACAACATAAAGAATATAAAAAAATCGAAGATACGAAAGTGTATTATGAGTATCCAAAAGGCAACTTTCGCTTTCCGCTCGTTCCAGATGAACCTCTGCGTGATGGAATGAAGCCGGAGAGAAGACGCGCCAAACCAAGCCAGTCAAAGACCAGACAGACAACCTATCAGCCTAAACAAACGCATCAGCCTGATATGAATAAAAAGCCATTCAAACCAGAGCAAATTCCATCACCGATCTATGGCTATCATCAGGATATGCGTCCAAAAAAGGCAGAAGTAAAAGAAAAAACAGCTTCAGTTCAAAGGAAAGCAGCAGAAGAAACGGCTCAGCGTGTCACACTGTTATCAGAAGAGGCAGAGCGTGAACGGAATGTCAGACAGCAAATGAACATCCCGTCTATACAGAAAGAAAAACGTATCGAGGAAATGGTTTCAGCGTCAGCAGAAGAGAGAGCGGACAAGGAGTCCGCAGTAACCCCGCATGCATTGCAAGATGAACTCACTTATCAAGATCATGTTCAATCAACGATGGAACGTTTAACTGACGAGCCTTTCATCCAACCAGCAGAAAATGAGCCAGAAGATCATAATGAAGCTGACTTACATAAACAGCAAGCTGAAGAATATCAGGAACAGCCGGTAGAGTCTAAGCCGGAACAGGCTGTCTCAAGCAATGACGAAGAAATAAAAGACGAGCCTGTCAATCCGTTTGAAAATCATACTGAGGAAATAGACATGTTGACCTTCGACACACCTGAACCTTCACAGCCTGCAATTGAAATGACAGAAGAAGCGGCGTTAACAGAAAACATTCCAGCAGAACCCGTGGAAGAAGTAGAAGCGGGTCCAATAGAAGACAAACAAGAAGAACCAAAACAGACATCACCGCAGCCACAACGAGCAAGCGGTCAAACCGCTACGGTTCCGTTTAATGTCATGATGCTAAAAAGCGATCAGCGCGTGCAGGCGCAAAAGAAAGCAGCCGATAGACAAGGGTATGTTTTTCCAAGTCTTGCTCTTTTAGACGTACCGCCAGCTCAAAAAGAAGAGGACGGGACATGGGTGAAAGAGCGGGCAGAGCTGCTCAATGCGACGCTTAAAAATTTCAATGTAAGAGCAAGTGTGGTTCATGTCACCCAGGGTCCTTCTGTGACAAGGTTTGAAGTACATCCTGAACCAGGTGTCAAAGTGAACAAAATCACGAACCTGTCAGACGATATTAAACTTAGTTTGTCCGCAAAGGATATTCGAATTGAAGCACCAATTCCAGGAAAGAACACGATCGGGATCGAAGTGCCAAACCTGCACAGTAAAATGGTGTTCTTAAGAGAAATGATTAGAAGCAGTGCGTTTCGAGACAATCCATCTCCTTTAACAGCAGCACTCGGATTAGATATTTCAGGTCATCCTGTCGTAGTTGATCTGCAAAAAATGCCGCATGGCTTAATTGCTGGAGCAACTGGTTCAGGAAAAAGCGTCTGCATTAATACTATTTTAGTCAGCTTAATGTTTAAAGCATCACCAGATGAAGTGAAAATGCTCTTAATTGACCCTAAAATGGTTGAATTAGCACCGTATAATCACATTCCGCATCTTGTGAGTCCCGTCATTACGGATGCCAAGACAGCGACAGCTGCTCTGAAATGGGTAGTAGATGAAATGGAAAGACGCTATGAACTGTTTGCACACGCTGGCGTGAGAGAAATTAAACGATTCAATGAGCTTGTGAAAGAAAAACAAATGGGTGAAAAACTGCCTTATCTCGTCGTGGTGATCGATGAGCTGGCTGATTTAATGATGGTCGCTCCAAATGAAGTCGAAGAAAGCATCTGCCGAATCGCACAAAAAGCAAGAGCATGCGGCATTCACTTATTGATTGCGACACAAAGACCTTCTGTTGATGTCATTACAGGTCTCATTAAAGCCAATATCCCAACAAGAATTGCATTTTCTGTTTCAAGTCAGGTTGATTCAAGAACCATTATTGACATGGCGGGTGCAGAAAAGCTTCTCGGAAAAGGGGACATGCTCTTCTTAGAAAATGGTTCCGGCAAGCCGACAAGGCTGCAAGGAAACTTTGTATCAGACCGTGAGATTGATCAAGTGGTGGCCCATGTGAGAAAGCAGCGCAAGCCAGTGTTCCTTTTTGAACAGGAGGAACTAATGCTCCAAGGCTCTGCGATTACAGACGAAGATGAATTGTTTATAGATGCCTGCCGTTTTGCCATCGAGCAAAATAGCGCTAGCACATCAAGTTTGCAGCGAAGATTTAGAATTGGCTACAATCGTGCAGCCAGATTGATTGACATGATGGAGCGCGAGGGCATGATCTCTGGAGCGAAAGGCAGTAAGCCAAGAGAAGTGCTCATGACGCTGAGTGACTTAGAACAGTTGATCTGA
- a CDS encoding acetoin utilization protein AcuC, with protein MKEATFVFSPSFQTYQFNQDHPFNQLRVYLTYDLLQKMKALTEDEIVAPRMATLEELKLVHTADYIQAVQRASEGKLTTAEGERYGLGTEDTPMFAGMHEAASLLVGGTLTAVDQVMLGHSQHALNLGGGLHHGFKGRASGFCIYNDSSVAIQYIQKTYGARILYIDTDAHHGDGVQFSFYDDPEVCTVSIHETGRYLFPGTGQVQERGHDKGYGYAYNIPLDAFTEDESFLEAYRTAVTEIAAFFKPDVILTQNGADAHYYDPLTHLSATMKIYEEIPRLAHKLAHQYCDGKWIAVGGGGYDIWRVVPRAWSRIWLEMKGITPPDELPQDWIEAWNKQSPVTLPHTWRDPDDLYPPIPRKAEITEKNAQTVEKALMPVRREKKKA; from the coding sequence ATGAAGGAAGCGACCTTTGTTTTTTCACCATCTTTTCAAACGTACCAATTTAATCAAGATCATCCCTTCAATCAGCTTCGTGTCTACTTAACTTATGATCTTCTTCAAAAAATGAAGGCGTTAACAGAAGATGAAATCGTCGCACCGCGTATGGCGACTCTGGAGGAATTAAAGCTCGTCCATACAGCAGATTATATCCAGGCTGTGCAGCGGGCAAGTGAAGGAAAGCTGACTACGGCTGAGGGTGAACGCTACGGTCTTGGCACGGAGGATACACCGATGTTCGCAGGCATGCATGAGGCGGCATCTCTCCTTGTTGGCGGAACATTAACAGCGGTTGATCAAGTGATGCTCGGTCATTCTCAGCATGCACTCAATCTTGGGGGCGGGCTTCACCACGGATTCAAAGGGCGTGCATCTGGCTTTTGTATTTATAATGACAGCTCTGTGGCGATTCAATATATTCAAAAGACATATGGCGCTAGAATTTTATATATTGATACGGATGCTCATCACGGCGATGGTGTCCAGTTCAGCTTCTATGACGACCCAGAGGTATGTACGGTCTCCATTCATGAAACGGGACGCTACTTGTTCCCTGGAACCGGACAAGTACAGGAAAGAGGTCACGATAAAGGCTATGGCTATGCCTACAATATTCCGCTTGATGCCTTTACAGAAGACGAATCGTTCCTCGAAGCATACCGAACAGCAGTGACTGAAATTGCTGCTTTTTTTAAACCAGATGTGATTTTGACGCAAAACGGAGCAGATGCACACTACTATGATCCGTTAACTCATTTATCTGCCACTATGAAAATATATGAAGAAATTCCTAGACTTGCCCATAAGCTTGCGCATCAATATTGTGACGGCAAGTGGATCGCTGTTGGCGGAGGGGGATATGATATTTGGCGTGTCGTTCCAAGAGCGTGGAGCCGTATTTGGCTTGAGATGAAAGGCATTACACCGCCAGATGAGCTTCCTCAGGACTGGATTGAGGCATGGAATAAGCAATCGCCTGTTACCCTTCCACACACGTGGAGAGACCCTGACGATTTATATCCACCGATCCCAAGAAAAGCAGAAATCACAGAAAAGAATGCTCAAACAGTAGAAAAAGCACTCATGCCTGTTAGAAGAGAAAAGAAAAAGGCATAA